From a single Stomoxys calcitrans chromosome 4, idStoCalc2.1, whole genome shotgun sequence genomic region:
- the LOC131997006 gene encoding uncharacterized protein LOC131997006: MFSILIFALLVNFNQIIHINAQCRRYEIYYNSSLSPTCDVNCQDLQRPCRLTTQSPQPGCYCQANYARNLRQQCIPRSECSRDCFPNESPIAPLSRSCERICRLRPNTMPISICYRQSERLCVCDAAYCRNRNGQCQRGN, encoded by the exons atgttttcaatattgATTTTCGCATTGCTcgtaaatttcaatcaaataatCCACATAAACG CTCAATGTCGACGATATGAAATTTATTATAACTCCTCGCTATCGCCCACATGTGATGTTAACTGCCAGGATTTACAACGTCCATGTCGTTTGACCACACAAAGTCCTCAGCCGGGTTGTTATTGCCAAGCAAATTATGCGCGCAATCTGCGTCAACAGTGTATACCACGATCAGAATGCT CTCGTGACTGTTTCCCCAATGAAAGTCCAATTGCTCCCTTGAGTAGAAGTTGCGAAAGAATTTGTCGCTTGAGGCCAAATACAATGCCCATAAGTATTTGCTATCGCCAGTCGGAGAGACTTTGTGTTTGTGACGCAGCATATTGCCGCAACCGCAATGGTCAATGCCAAAGGGGCAACTAA